The following DNA comes from Seriola aureovittata isolate HTS-2021-v1 ecotype China chromosome 15, ASM2101889v1, whole genome shotgun sequence.
TTTGTGGTGCAGTTTCACAAAATTACCATCAGTCAAAATACTTACAGTATTCTAGGGAAATATGCTTTGTCACTGTTTATTGACAAGAGTTAGGTGATGAaaagccagttagcttagcttagcagaaaGAGGAAGTTTGGGAAGGGACTTGTCCCAgctcaaaaaaatgttttgcatatAATGCCTGAAAACCACAACTAACTGGTTTTACTCTTCTGTTTTTGTACTAATGAAACCAAAGAAGAATAGCATGTTTATTGATAGCCTATTGGGTGCATTTCTTAATCTTTAACAAACCCAGGTGAGCCGTTTTtgtgtttctagtctttatgctaagctaagctaactggttgTGGCTTCATATTCAATGCACAGATAAGAGAGAGGTATCAACCGCTTCACCTAACTTTAAGCAAGAAAGGTcaaaagtgtatttcccaaaatgttgaagtgTTTCTTTAATCATGTCATATTACACATAACTATTCTACCATCTATTTGCCCCGTTCTCTATTGACATATCTGAATGACAAGAAAAGATTTACAATTCCCATTTTCACCAGACAACATATTTTCCATTCGTTGAAAATCACACAGCTGACAACACCGCTGAATGTAGTGTAGCAGGAGGTGTGGTAGAGAGCTGGCAACGCTTTAGCTACTGACAGACACAAATCCTGCACATTCCATTCCTGCAACTAGTTATTTCCCCGCTACGCACTTAATTTGATGTATCAATGGATGTGGATTTGCATGGTGGTAATAACAgaatcattttcatcacttttcagtCAATGGCTGAATATgctgaaaaaagtgaaaaaggtgagttaataataaatatttattaatgtaattttctgGGAGAATGTGTAGGCTCTGGTACGCTGTGCTTAGGCCCTGCAGTGCTTTGGGTTAAATGTTCACATGAATGTGtttaccaaatttcatggcagtccatccaataattgttcagaaccacaaatgtgaacctcatggtggtgctagaggaaaaaacaggggatcaccaaagtggTTAGGTTACATCAcatgggaaccatgaatgtctgtacaaaacttTGTTCCAATACATAATGTcgatgttgagatatttcacaatGTAAACTTTGACTTGCTCATGTCACTAGATCAAAAGTCATTGGACCACTTAAGTCAGTGGGATTGatcatctggggaccatgaatgtctgcgtaaagtttcatgacaatccatccaagagtagttgagatatttcagtctggccATCCCTGCAGCCATGGCTGAAAACTGAGCATTCGAACACAAAGTCatgcaaaatcattttcttttgcttcttcACACTtcaatgtatatatatttattatctatATATTTCTTGATTTTGTAATCATTCACTGAATGAGAAACTCAGgcattcttattttatttcctacAGAGTCTTTCCTCACCTCTCAGTCCGTGTAGGAGACACCAGGTACTACCACCACACATTACTCTCCATGATCTGGTGCCTGAGCAAATCCTAGAAAAGGATCCAACAACTCCCCCTGTTAGTGACAGAGAGGCGGCCTCCCCAGGGCCTATGACTTGTGCTTCCCCAAGGGAGACTGGTGAGTTaaggatgtgtgtttgtttgtctcaaacattttcttctatcttttagaacatttttaaattgtaaattgcaatttttttcatcagatttgCATTTGATGTTTGTTCGTGTAAATAATAACATGTAcaatatgtaaaacatgtttgtttttttttcaaaccactTAATCCAACAGGCAGGAATTCGCCCCGTACAAAGTATTACAAAGGAAGTGTGAACCCAGTAGGGTGTTTGCGTCATGGCAGTATCAGTAATGCCCAGGCGGTGAGGGCAGTTTATCTGCTGATGGGTGGggctgctgcttcctctgctaTGGGTTACCTAGGGGCATGCTCAAGCGCTAATCTGGAAGCCAAAGCTCCCGACCTTCCACTCAACACAGATTTCTCTGGCATGGGACCAGCAGGAGCGTACCACACCTGTAGCCCTGCGATCGACTCCCCTCACTTTAACAGCTTTGACTTCGAAGTGGCAGACTCTGATTTTGATGGTTTCAATTGTGGTGGGTTTACTTTCTGATGATGTGCTGCTCAGAGGCCATGGATATGGACAGCTTTAATGATGCTGAAAAACGTACCTGATATTGCATTGTGACTTGTCAAAATGACAGAATCATATGAAGGGTTTCAATACAGGATGGTTTTTAGGAGACATATCACCTTTTCAGATGATATAGTGAACTTtgtagcaaacagttgcctacaGTATTTATACATTCAGcagttatggagcaacattatcattcatttgtaGTCGTGTCTCTGTCCACCCGGCCATTGTAAGTCCGGTATTTAGAgtctttttgctctgtttttggtctcaaCCAACTCCTTAGGGAAAAATGTCTATTTAGctgttaaatgctccactaaGTTCACCAGGTAGTTGCTAACTTGGTTTTTGTGTCGTTTAGTGCTGAGCACATTGTGtacaatgcattttttaatatctttttttcactgaaaacagctgcttgccGCAACTGAAAACGATGCATTGAGAGCGGTGAAATGGAATCACAAGGGTCGTACAACTAAACAACGAGCTGTTACTTTCTCTTAACTAACTAGCTAATGCAAGAGTGGAGCTGCAAATTCATGTGATAATTCACCGTAGCTTCATCACTACCATTTTAACATTAGATTCATGATTCATTGTTGTtctaaaaatgttgattatatCCACTCTAAAAACAGCTGACGCCATCCTTAGAAGCAGTATTGCATGTTATTATGATTTAAttgtaattcatttatttttggattgaggttcaattcagttcagttcctCTCACACGATGTCACTGTGATGGGCAATCACAAACATGAAAGCACATATTTGTGGTCTGAAACATAAATGGAGTGTTGAAAGTTAAAATAGTTGTCGCTGTGGTGTATTTCCTGTCTATTACAAACCATGCAGTGTTTTTATGTCCCGTAAGCCTTTGAACACATGAATCCGTTACTTCAACTAGATCTCCTGGGTCATATTGTGTTGTTTCACTGGTACTTAACACACCCCCGCCAAGATGCCCTGTGCATTGTTTTAACATGGAATCTCCATATTGCACTCCCCATGTGCACTATTTGGCACAATAATTGCACTATCAACACTGTCAGTTGTTGTGAATGTGAGAATTCATAAtatgctgtgtatgtgtttcaaaCTGATGCAAGCTATGAATGAACCATGTATGTTAACTATGCCACGGATCCTAATGGGAGATTTGCAACATGACACACTGAAGAACCATTTCTACATATTTTAGGAGTATTATACTTATTTTATGATGTTGAGTGGATTGAAATAGATCTGTATCAGATATTTCGTTACTTACATTTACTAACCTCTGACTGTGGACAAATGAACCCACTAGGACTCTTCCAAATCTCAGCATCATCCActtttgtgcatgtgcagtgtTTCTTTTGAAATATCCAGCTGTTATGTGCTTATGTCTTATGCTTGGTTAAAAGCAAGTTTATGTTGTGATGTCTGTTTGAGCTCATTCCGCTTCTGTGAATAAAACCAACATGTGGACATTGGTCAATTTACTTGCTTTTCTTCATTCATAACATATATAAATCACTTACTAATGACCTAGACTGCATTTCCTAGAGTGACTTTAATGAGATAAGGCAGTGATCTTAATATCAATCTTAATAACTTGCTgaaacacagccacacaacTTCAGAAGGAAACAGCTGCAATGCCGAATGGTGTCCAGTTAGACATCCAAAAGTCCAGATAATGTAGCCTGTATCTTCCCTTTTCACTCTTCTATCCTGTTCATCGataatgttttctcttttcctacacagatagacagacatgcacacacatatacatgatCGACCCAGTCACACAATTCCTAATCCCTTGTTCATGACAGATCTGTGCTGGTGATCTACAGAGACCTAACCCGTGGGcactttgaaatgaaagaaaagagagagaaaaatgctgTTGACCAGGTTGAGCAAACCCATAAAGGgttgcatgtttgtgtatgtgtcttatTTCCACATAGCATCATTCTAGCGTCATCCTACACTCCGATCAACCCCACTATCCCattccatacacacacaaagacacacatgcacccatCTGTGTACAAAGTTGTTGGCTGGATTTTGTCtaccacagacaaacacaattaaattcatattgtttcttttgtctctttggtttttgacgttttgtttttgtcacaccTTATAAATTTTACTGTGGCTGTTTTTGTGTCCCTGTACTTATCCACACTTGTTTTGTTAACACTCTATggcatacatttaaaaaaaaaaagagagaaagaaaatctaGTTGCGACATGATCAATATACAGCATGCTCAGTTTTACTCTGCTTTTGTAGTCTAGCTGGAGCTACCCCACTCCGCCCCCCTCCCACCCTAACCCCTCTTAGCTAAGGTGTGTTCACATGATTTCCATCCAAAAAAACCTGTCTAgtcaaagaaataataaatcagcACCATTAACTCATTCACTGCCATTATGTCCTCAAAGGAGGTTATGTTTCCACTCATGTCTGCTGTAGGTttgtactgaactgatttgcaccaatCCTGGTGGAGGAATGGGAAATGGGCCAGTAaagaacccattcaattttggAGCGGATTCGGTTAAAACAGCGGATCCAGGAATGTCTTTGCTtaacattgcttttttttttttttttttttttttacacctttgtGAATTCCACAGGAAATAATATTTGGATCTTGATGTAGGTGTTGAGCTGTATGGGTTTATGCAATTTGGTGAAAATGCAAACAATCATCTACCTGCCAGCTATGTCCACGCTTGTTTTGTCAGGGgtttgcgaggtaagttggacccaaatgcagtcaattCTTGAGAGACGGTGCAGGCAAATTTATTTAACCACAATCCaaacgtgaacgtgacatgaacagacatgaacaaaacGTGAAGACAACAGTacgtgaacaaacccagaactaaacagacgaaccaacacagacaaggggagcacagagactatatagacacgggaggcaaggtgattgcacacaggtgaaacacattagggcggggcagacaaccaccacagacacaggaccaagacaggaagcaaaaacactgacacacatggaaactaattacaaaataaaacaggaagtgcaaaagtccaaaacacaactaacaaaaagtgtctgccatagcaaaccatgacatgtttggccttggcggaggcGTGGGCTTTGCTGTGCCAATGTTGTAAAATCATCATCCTTAAATAACCCTTAAATACCTGCTCTTCCCTTTCTTGCGCAACACACCTTGAGTAAGTTTCACCATCTCTATCTTTCCACCTTAGATAGGCGGACATGGTTCATTTTTACGCAAGAAATTCATGCAAATTAATAAATCTAGTTACATAACGTAATAGTAAACACGTTTTCTTTCACACGGAGGGACAGGGGCAGATGAAAGAATTCTAGCCAGGAATTTGACTCCAGGCCATTCTGTTCACCCAAATCACCAGACCACTATTCTATCAGTTAACCCTAAGCCACTATGCttacaaaatacaacaatttgGGACAGACCAACAAATGTGAGGTAAGCAATTTGGCCCAGGCACGAGAGTCAATCATTCCTGCTTGCTCTATTATTGCTGGTCAAGTTGACTGCTCACGGCAGAACAAACGACCCCGACCACTGAGAAATTTCCCAGTGCTCTCAGCGGGCTGTCCACCCCTGTCCATGGACTTTTGTATCTCCTGCAGGTTGCCCTCTATTTTTTGTTCaaaggaacaaaaataaaacttttaatttgatttgggaacatactgtatatctagaATGCTATTGAGCTAATACTTCCAGTCACACCCCCAATACGAAAAAGgttaaaaagtttaatttaattggATTCAGTTCAGTTGTAGGGAGGGTCACACTGTATTGCCAAACAACTGCCTAGGGCATAACCACAATCAGTTGCGTTCAGTCAATCAAACCAATCAGTTGAGCTGCCATATTACCCTTATGGCAGACGCAATCAGTGATCAATCTGAAAAAGTGATGCAGTGCTCTCAGTTTGAGTTCCTGCCTAGCAAGGCGCAATCAGTTATATAATTACAAGCGTAACACCTCCTTTTGAGCTGACGAGATGATATCACATCTGGGCTATAACCACAGCTTTTATAAATAAGTGAAatcaacatttctttcattaGTCCTTGTGAAAAGTGTGTTCCTAGGGTTCATATTCTAACACAAATCAACATCCAAGATACAAGAAATTAAAACCTTGTGATTTTAACAAAGTTAACCTATGCTTTgggagcacagaaaaaaactacagcACCCATGAAATAAAACTACAAGCAGGACAGCACAGGTTCTTGGTTCACAGTGGTTTCTTCTATATCCATAAAACTTATCAATGCTGTCATCCAAAGTAAATTTTTCAACTTTCTAGTTGTTATCTCAGCTGTCTGAAAACGTCCACATTACAGTAcagtcctctctgtcctgctgttattACAGACATGAAACAACTAGACTCGCTTATGGCGTCTTCTGTCAAGCTGTGATTTTACCCTGATAAtgggcttatgggaaatgtttttgttaaggccaactaaaactaaaaaaagatttaaaaaaacatctaaaaaacacttaataaatGATATTAgataatttttcaaaaaaatatatactgtacctACCTAACACATGACACAGTGTTGAGAAAGCATCAGTTCCAAGGCTGTattttttgaataatgtttCTACTTCTGTAGGCTACAGAACCCACGTTGTAGCCTAGTTTCACTTCCTGCATGCTCAAACAATCTGTGTTGTGCCCGCTCTCAAATTTTTAGTCATCCGTCCTGTGTAAAAAAGACAGTTAGGTGAGAGGTGTATTTGAGATGGAACCTGTTTTTCCACTTATACAATTAAAATTCTGATTAACTGATAAAcctatttacaaaaaaaaattttgagtacatgttttcagatttgtttaCACGTCTGTATTTCTAATGCACATTCAGATTTATGTACACATCCACAAATCTGAGTAGCGGTTCTTCTACACATTCACTGATTCAGATACAGTTTCACAACTCTCCACACAAATGTGCAAATATTGTAACAATATTTCCCCCATTGGATTTGGCGGTGCCTAAAGGAAGATTGCTCTCTCGACTCATCCTATACTCTCTGCTCTCAGTCGCAGCATATGCCTTTAGCAGCACAGTAGCCACGCCTGGTTTGGCAAGTGTAGTGGGTAGTGGTAACAGCAGTGGTAGCAGggccctccctctgtctctgcacatAAATATTCGCAGCCTGCCTATTCCAGGCATGGATATCGGTTGCACACAGACATGGCACTGCGACATTACACTCTCGACTTCAGCCTCTCTACGGCAGGTAAGATGAGCGCGATGAGCCCCTGCTACCGTTAGTGCATCCAGGTTACAGTCACTACATCAGGGCTGCGtgctagctagctggctagcttgcTAACGTTACCCTGCTAGTCTGTCATTGCCCTTCAAAACAGTACTGTTGTATTGATTTGGATGAAACATGGCTGATAGTGGCATgtacatacacattttttgtcacGTTTGGGTGGAAAGCTGATCGTTATggttaaatgtttgatttgaatatCTTTTACATGGAAGTGTGTTGTTACACATGTACTTATCGTGTGTACAGTGTCGTTGCTCTGGACAGCAGCTCGAAACCTTTCTGGCTAACAATGCGAATAAAGTACATTCAATGCTACATTCAATTCATCCCTGTCGCATAGGAAGTGGCGCATTTTCGGCCATTTTTGTAGTTTAATGCTGTACTTTATTCTGGCCGAGTCAGTATTAACCTACCGgtctaaaaacattaaaacgtgttcatttaaacatcaataaaacatatgactatattttaaaaaagagtgAACTACATTTATGTCTTGTGTTAATGATGGAAGAGGTGTTAAATATCACTCAGTGCATTAACATCTTGGCACCCTGTTGCACCAAGTTGGTTTATGTTAGGTTGATGGTAACTGCTTCATATTCTGTTGGGTGGTTTAATCTACAATAATGCATCATATTATATAACCTAATAATGTAATTTGTATGtgaaatcttaatctgaaaagtaactgtAGCTGTTATATAAATGTAGAGGAGTAAATCTACATTATTATTCTAGAGCAGTATGGAGTATGGAGCTGTAAACAAtgataactttttttaattgagaCCAACTTGGGCAAAACCTTATTTGGCAATAATGTGGTGTcattaaatatatgtatgtacaaatattattacattaatatGCAGAGCAGTGGTTCATAGTAAGTGAGgtatttgagtatttccatttattgCTATTCTTTCTTGTAGGCTATTCTACttcatattgtgttttttatgcaacatttatttgacatcaGAAATGACTAGTTTCATTGCAGTTTAAGATTTACTCATATAAAATGcagtgctttttattttttacaatacatTAAGCTACCCAGCAATAAATATAATAGTTGGAGGATGTAAGGATTTGagtatttcttccaccactgatgaAGAGAATGTATAGTAGAGGcagtaatattttttaatttttccatctTTACTCTTCCCAGTTGACTCTGCTTCGACAGTTCCTGGCCTGCTGTCCATATTTCATGAGCAGGAAATGACAGAGACTGTCCATGATACAAATGGGCATGGATACCTCGCTACTTTTGTTGGCAAGAATGGCCGGTAAGAACAACATTTTGGTTTAAAccacagcttttttttattgtttttatttattttatttttttacagtttaaagctttgcttttttatttggTGGTACTGAAGGGATGTAGGTAACATTTCCAGAAACATCTCAGTATGAAATGTGCTCTtcgtgtgttttatttttaattttttcctttaGTAATAGATCACCTTTCTGTGGAAAGTGGAATACTATTGTGGCAGGAAGTTTTCAGATGTATGAGAGAACTAACGCTGAAGTTGCAGGTTGACACTGCTGATCtaatcaggatttttttcagactttgcaACACTATAGAAAGCAGCATGActgtgaaaagaagtaaaagtagTTTACCATAATCTGACTTGTTAACTCAAACATTAAATTTCTCCAAAATCTGCTGGTAggctgcagatttttttctcacatttgtcCTGATAAACTGAAGTAGCTGTCTTAGCCGTATCCATTACAAAGTTGGTGCAGATCATGAATCTGAGGAgcaggagctatttgtaagtgtttggctattgctacatagctggcgttagcattagctctttactcaccaagagctgtctcacTCTCACAAAGAGTGACTGTTTGCTGTCAGAGCTTAGGTTAGCTTTACATGTCTTACAGTTTACTAAAGGTGTCATACTTATGGATGCAAAGGGGCTGTATTCACAAAGGATCTTTTCTTACCAGTATGAGTCGTCCTAATGGCAACTAAAAGTTCCTTATACTAAGAGTTTCTTATTAAGGGCTGATGAGATGAGTTTCCAGAAAGGAACATAGAGAATTACTAAACTAATCTCAGTCCTCAGTGGTTGGTGTTTGACAGGTTTGACTGGTCTGTGATGgttattgtgaaataaaattttCTGAAATACACAGTTGCATTTAGATACCAGGTGCATTTAGACAGATGGATAGATGTTTTATAAACTGCATCACACATTTCATACATGAGACAAAGTAAAATACTGACTTGTTAAATATATTGTATCTGGCATCAAATACCATCAGCATGTGATACTTTATCCAGCTGATAAAACAAGTTGTCATACTGTGATGTAACGATTCTGCATAAAGCACCAGTTTTACAAGATAATCCAGTGATAACTGTGAATTCGcctttattcatgtatttattgcAGTAGGTGATTATTTGATGTGCACTCAGTGAACTGTTATCCAGTTGCTGTTGGATTGTTGCCATTTGTTGGTGAGTCAACTGATTCCTTAGTAAACGGCTGACATATGATATTTAagtgcccttttttttttcttttttttttttttacaaaatgctGACACGATGGGACACATTACCTGcatcacatttttgtgactgtGCAGGTCTTAGTGATTTAGGAGTCTTTAGGTCTTCAGGCTTAGGAACTACTTTTAGAGATAAAATTCTGTGTGAATTACTCTTAGACCAAAATATTTAGGAGACTGAAGGTTAGGACTGGCACTTTTCTAACTTACACCCTGTTGTTTACTCTCAGCCCTCGGATGTTTTGTGAATATGGCCACAAATACCTAGTTAAACAGAGAGAACACGTGTTATCTGAAAGTTCATAGTTTCAAATTTATCATTCCAGGGATTCCAGTGGTGACAAGGTTTCACAATGGGGAAAAATAGCAAAACTTCCACAGGGACCTCTCACACCCCTCTTGTAGTATGCTGTTAATCTGAGTGCTCTGTATGTTCAAGCTAAATACACTGTGTCTGGAAAAGGTTTGATaatgtgacacagcagcagtgagtgaAAATAAGACTGTGGTGGAGTGGTGTAGAGAACTGATTCTTTCCACTGTGAAAAATTCAGACCGTTCAGTTCTCTTCaaaggaggaaaacaacaaaccttCATCAGCCATCTTCAAAGCAAAACGTAGATTTTATGTGAAGTATCAGTTgagtaaaaattaaatattcttATCACTTTAttgctttgtgtctctcttcATTTCTCAGGCTTGTTATTCTGCGTGTGCACTCCCATGGGTTGGTCACCATTGATCTGCAGTGTTACGAAGATGACAACATTGCACAACTAGACAATGTaggtgattttaaaaaataaaaaataca
Coding sequences within:
- the LOC130182289 gene encoding uncharacterized protein LOC130182289, which gives rise to MNVSGIHRGMLRMYGGFIFKQWKKRFLLLTAEGSLLVCHDAASPPDQLVLLQSSCEAIVEGKEILDLPKLPSGGSRDCCFALILPQHKYLLLMADTAADCSQWLNMLKKVKKSLSSPLSPCRRHQVLPPHITLHDLVPEQILEKDPTTPPVSDREAASPGPMTCASPRETGRNSPRTKYYKGSVNPVGCLRHGSISNAQAVRAVYLLMGGAAASSAMGYLGACSSANLEAKAPDLPLNTDFSGMGPAGAYHTCSPAIDSPHFNSFDFEVADSDFDGFNCGGFTF